Part of the Streptomyces sp. WMMC500 genome is shown below.
CCGGGCCGCGCCCACCTCGTCGCCGGGCTCGACCGGGCCCACACCGTCGCCCTCGACCTGCACAAGCTGGGCTGGCAGCCGATCGCCGCCGGCTTCCTGGCCGTACGCGACGGCGCCGACCTGGCCCCCCTCGCGTACACCGCCGACTACCTCAGCGCCGACGACGACACCGACGCCGGGCTGCCCGCTCTGCTGCACCGCTCGCTGCGCACCACGCGCCGCGCCGACGTGCTCAAGATCGCCGTCACGCTGCGCGCGCTCGGCCGCGCCGGGGTCGCGGAGCTGGTGGAGGGCACGTTCGCCGCGGCGGCGCGGCTCGCGGAGCTGGTCGCGGACGACCCCGAGCTGGAGCTGTACGCGCCGCCGACGCTGACCACGGTCCTCTTCCGGCCCGTGGGAGCCGACGACGCCGCGGTCGCCGCGCTGCGGCGGCGGCTGCTCACCGACGGGCACGCGGTGCTCGGCCGCGCGGAGGCGGGCGGGCGGCGCTGGCTGAAGGCGACCCTGCTCAACCCCCATGTCCACGCCGGCGACCTGCGCAACCTGCTCAAGCTCGTCACCGAGGCCCACCGGGCACCGGCCCCCGCGGCCCGGCGGGACCCCGAGAACGGATCCGCCCCCGATGCCCGCTGAGCACACCGGCGGCCGGCGCCCCCTCGACCTCGCCGGGATCGGCATCGGCCCGTCCAACCTCTCGCTGGCCGCCCTCGCCGCCCGCGTCCCCGGCCTGACCACCGCGTTCTACGAGCGCTGTGCCGAGTTCCGCTGGCACCCGGGGCTCCTCATCGAGGGCACCACCCTGCAAGTGCCCTTCCTCGCCGACCTCGTCACGCTCGCCGACCCCACCAGCCCGTACAGCTTCCTCAACTACCTGCGGGTGCGCGAGCGGCTCTACCCCTTCTACTTCGCCGAGCGCTTCCACGCCCACCGCGCCGAGTACGACGCGTACTGCCGCTGGGTCGGCGGGCAGCTTCCCGGCCTGCACTTCGACCACCAGGTCGACGACGTCCGCTGGAACGCGGAACGCGGCCTCTTCGAGGCCGACTTCGCCCGCCTCGACGCCTCCGGCGAGGCTGCGGCGCTGGGCCGCGCGCACGCCCGGCACCTCGTCGTCGGGGTGGGCACCGAGCCGTACGTGCCGGAGGCGCTGCGCCCGCTCGCGGCCTCGCCCACGGCCGACGTCGTGCACGCCGCCGACTACCTGACCCACCGCGCCCGCCTCGTGGCCGCCGGGCACGTCACCGTCGTCGGCGCCGGGCAGTCCGGCGCGGAGGTCTTCCTCGACCTGCTGCGGGCCCGGACCGCGGGCGCGGAGGGGCTGCACTGGCTGGCCCGCACGCCCGCGTTCGCGCCGATGGAGTACAGCAAGCTGGGCCTGGAGCAGTTCACGCCCGACTACGCGCGCTACTTCCACGGGCTGCCCGAGGCCGTACGCGACGAACTGCTGCCCCGGCAGTGGCAGTTGTACAAGGGCATCGACGCCCAGACCATCGCCGCCGTCCACGAGGAGCTGTACCGCCGCACCCTCGGCGGCGGCTGGCCCGACGCCGTCCTCACCCCCGGCGTCACCGTACGCACGGCGGGGCGCCTCGGCGGGGACCGCATCGAACTGCACCTGGAGCACTCCGCGCAGGGCGCCCGCGAGACGCTGCACACCGACGCGGTCGTGCTCGCCACCGGCTACCGCGAGCGCCCGCTCGACGGCCTCCTCGCGCCGCTGGAGCCGCTGCTGCGCCGCGACGCCGCGGGCCGCCCGCAGGTCGACGAGCGGCACCGGCTCGTCCTCGACCCGGAGGTCACGGGCCGGATCTACGTCCAGAACGCCGAGCGGCACACGCACGGCGTCGGCGCGCCCGACCTGGGCCTGGCCGCCCACCGCAGCGCCGTCATCCTCAACGACGTGACCGGCGCGGAGCCGTATCCGCTGCCGCACCGCACCGCGTTCACCACCTTCGGGCTCCGGCAGTCCCGGCGCGAACGCCCCGCCGAGCCGGCGCACGGGACCCCGCGCGCGCCGGACCCTGGCACAGTGAAGGCATGACGAACCCGCCCCCCGCTTCTCCGCCCACCCCCTACGGCACCCCCGACGAGCCGCGCCTGGCCGTCCGCGGCGAGGCCCGGCTCGAAGTCGACCCCGAGATCGCCCGGATCGCCGTCACCGTCGCCGTCCGGGGCACCGACAGGCGCGCCGCGCTGGACGACCTCACCCAGCGCAACGCCGAGGCGCGCGAGCTGATCAGGTCGTACGGCGACGCGGTCGAGAAGCTGGAGACCGGAGCGCTGCTCGTCACCCCCGAACTCGGCCGGCACGGCCGCGGCGAGCGCGTGCGCCGCTACCACGGCCGGGTCCGGCTGACCGCGACGTTCAGCGACTTCACCGCGCTCGGCGAGCTGAGCACCCGGGCCGCGGACCTCGACCTGGCGAGCGTCGAGGGGCCGTGGTGGGCGCTGCGCCCGGACTCGCCGGTGCACCGCGAGGCGCGGCGGCAGGCGGTACGGGAGGCGGTGACGCGCGCCCGCGAGTACGCCGAGGCGCTGGGCGCGGAGCTGACGGCGGTCGTGGAGGTCGCCGACGAGGGGACGGAGCACCCGGACGCGTGGATGGCACGGGAGGCGTCCCGCGGCTACGGCGGCATCGCCGCGGCCGGCGCGGAAGCGGCCCCCGCGCTCGACCTCGAACCTCAGCGACAGACTGTCTACGCACGAGTGAACGCAAGGTTCCTCATGACCCGTCCGCAACTCTGAAAGCGCTCATCAGAGCAGCGGGCCGCACGTTTTATTAGTTGTCAGCTCGCGCTCAATAGACCTTCGCTCAAATGTCGTTGGGGAATGACCGATACCCGGTTCCCTACCTGCCGGTAAGTCATAGAGTCGAAAGCATGCGCCGAGCGAAGATTGTCTGCACCCTGGGTCCCGCGACCGACACATACGACCAGATCAAGGGCTTGGTCGAGGCGGGAATGGACGTCGCCAGGTTCAATCTCAGCCATGGCACTTACGCTGAGCACGAAGAGCGCTACGCACGGGTGCGGAAGGCCGCGGACGAAACGGGGCGCAGCGTCGGCGTGCTCGCCGACCTTCAGGGCCCGAAGATCCGTCTGGGCACCTTCCGGGAAGGTCCTGTATTTCTCGAACGGGGCGATGAATTCACCATCAGCGTCGAGCCCGTCGAAGGCGACCGCCAGTGCTGCGGCACGACGTACCCCGGGCTGGCCGCCGACGTCGCGCGGGGCGAGCGGATCCTCGTCGACGACGGCCGCGTCACCCTGGAGGTGACCGCCGTGGACGGGCCCCGGGTCCGCACCATCGTCATCGAGGGCGGCATGGTCTCCGACAACAAGGGCCTCAACCTGCCCGGCGTCGCCGTCTCCGTCCCCGCGCTCTCCGACAAGGACCGCGACGACCTGCGCTGGGCGCTGCGCACGGGCGCGGACGTCATCGCGCTGTCCTTCGTACGCTCCGGGCAGGACGTCCGCGACGTCCACCGGATCATGGACGAGGAGGGCCGGCGGGTCCCGGTGATCGCCAAGGTGGAGAAGCCGCAGGCGGTCGAGAACCTGGACGGCATCGTCGACGCCTTCGACGGGCTCATGGTGGCCCGCGGCGACCTCGGCGTGGAAATGCCGCTGGAGCAGGTGCCGATGGTGCAGAAGCGGGCGGTGAAGCTCGCCAAGCGGAACGCCAAGCCGGTCATCGTCGCCACGCAGATGCTCGAATCGATGATCGAGGCGTCCCGGCCGACGCGCGCGGAGGCGTCCGACGTCGCCAACGCGGTGATGGACGGCACGGACGCGGTGATGCTGTCCGGCGAGACGAGCGTCGGCAAGTACCCGATCCAGACGGTGCGGACGATGGGCCGGATCGTCGCGGCGGCCGAGGAGGAGATGCTCGCCAAGGGCCTGCCGCCGCTGACCGAGCGCAGCAAGCCGCGCACGCAGGGCGGCGCGGTGGCGCGCGCGGCGGCGGAGATCGGCGACTTCCTCGGAGCGCGCTATCTGGTGGCGTTCACGCAGTCCGGCGACACCGTGCGGCGGCTGTCGCGCTACCGCTCGCCGATCCCGGTGCTGGCCTTCACCCCGGACCCGGCGACGCGCAGCCAGCTCAACCTGACGTGGGGCGTGGAGACGTTCCTCGGCCCGATGGTGCAGACGACCGACGAGATGGTGGCGCAGGTCGACGAGCAGTTGCTGAAGATCGGCCGCTGCCGCGAGGGCGACGTGGTCGTGATCACCGCCGGCAGCCCGCCCGGCATCCCGGGCTCGACCAACCTCGTCCGCGTCCACCACATCGGCGAGGACGACCCCGCAAGCTGACGGGACGGGGTCCGGTCGCCCGCGTCGGAGACGGCCGGGCGGAACGAGAATCGCGCCGGCGCCGGCTCGCGCTCCTGCACCACGCCGCGTCCGCCCGCCGCAGGCGGCGCGGTACGCGCCGCGGCAGGCACGTGCCTGCTCGCGCCCCGGCACCGGCGAGCGCTCGTTCCCACCCGGCTGAGCGGCACCCGCGCGCCTCCGTGCCTTCGGCGGAGCGACAGTCCTGCGGCTCCCACGCAACCGACCGCCGCGGACTGCGGTTTCCTGCCCGCGCCGGGGGAGAGGCGCTCAGTGGGCGGCCGACTCCCAGTCCGCCCCCACGCCCACCGCCACGTCCAGCGGCGCCCGCAGGGCCACCGCGCCGGCCATCTCGCGCCGCACCAGCTCCTCCACGCTCTCGCGCTCGCCCGGCGCCACCTCCAGCACGACTTCGTCGTGCACCTGCAGCAGCAGCCGCGTCTGCAGCGACGCCGCCGTCAGCGCCCGGTCCACCCGCAGCATCGCGAGCTTCACGATGTCCGCCGCCGTGCCCTGGATCGGCGCGTTGAGCGCCATCCGCTCGGCCATCTCGCGCCGCTGGCGGTTGTCGCTGTTCAGGTCGGGGAGATACCGGCGGCGGCCGAACATCGTCTCCGTGTAGCCCGTCGCCCGGGCCTCGTCCACCACGCGGCGCAGATAGTCCCGTACGCCGCCGAAGCGCTCGAAGTAGTTCTCCATCAGCTTGCGGGCCTCGGCCGCCTCGATGCCGAGCTGCTGCGAGAGGCCGAACGCGGACAGCCCATAGGCCAGCCCGTACGACATCGCCTTGATCTTCCGCCGCATCTCGGCCTCGACCTCGGTGCGGGGGACTGCGAACACCTGCGAGGCGACGGTGTCGTGCAGGTCCTCGCCGGAGGCGAACGCCTCGATCAGGCCCTCGTCCTCCGACAGATGGGCCATCACACGCAGCTCGATCTGGCTGTAGTCGGCGGTCAGGAGCGACTCGTACCCCGCGCCGACGACGAAGCCGCGCCGGATCGCCCGGCCCTCGTCCGTGCGGATGGGCACGTTCTGCAGGTTCGGGTCCGTGGAGGAGAGCCGGCCGGTGGCGGCGACGGTCTGGCTGAACGTGGTGTGGATCCGGCCGTCCGCCGCGATGGTCTTGATCAGGCCCTCGACGGTGGAGCGCAGCCGGGCCTGCTCGCGGTGGCGCAGCATGATGACCGGCAGCTCGTGGTCGGTCTGGGTGGCCAGCCAGGCCAGCGCGTCGGCGTCCGTGGTGTAGCCCGTCTTGGTCTTCTTGGTCTTCGGCAGGCCCAGTTCGCCGAAGAAGACCTCCTGCAACTGCTTGGGCGAGCCGAGGTTGAACTCGTGCCCCACCGCGTCGTGCGCCTCCCGGACGGCCTGCTGCACGGCGCCGGCGAACTGCTCCTCCATGGCCTCCAGATGGGCCCGGTCGACGGCGACGCCGGCCCGCTCCATCCCGGCCAGCACCGCGGAGACCGGCAGCTCCATGTCGCGCAGCAGCTCCGCCGCGCCGACCTGCGCCAGCTTCTCCGACAGCGCCTCGCCGAGGTCCAGGACCGTACGGGCCGTGCGCATCAGCGCGTCCCGCTCGGCCGCCTCCTGGTCGCCCTCCTCGCCGTCGAGGCCCAGCTCGAGCTGCCCGTCGGCGGCCGGGGGCTCCAACTCGCGGCCCAGGTAGGCGATCGACAGCGCGTCGAGCGCGAAGGTGCGCCGGCCGGGGGTGACCAGATAGGCGGCCAGGGCGGTGTCCATCGCCACGCCCTCGACCGTCCAGCCGTGCTCGGCGAAGACGCGCATGGCGCTCTTGGCGTCGTGGACCGTCTTGGGGCTGGCGGCGTCCGCGAGCCAGCCCGCGAACGCTCCCTCGTCCGCCGCGTCCAGCCGGGCCGGGTCGAACCACGCGGCCGGCCCCCCGGCGGTGGCCAGCGCGACTTCGGTGACGCTGCCGACGCCGAGCTGCCAGGTGCCGACGGTGGCCACGCCGAGCGGGCCCGAGCCGTGCTCGGCGAGCCACGGCGCCAGCTCGCCGGTCTCCAGCACCCGGCCGTCCACCTGCACGCCCGGCTCGGGCTCGGCCTCCGCCTCGGCGGCGCCCGGGTCGGCGTTGAACAGCCGCTCGCGGAAGTTCGGGTTGCGGAACTCCAGCGCGTCCATGACGACCTGGAGCGACGTCCGGTCGTACGGCCTGCGCTCCAGAGCCTCGGGCCGGGCCGGCAGCTCGACGGTGCGGTCCAGCTCGGTGAGCCGGCGGTTGAGCTTCACCGCGTCCAGATGGTCGCGCAGGTTCTGCCCGGCCTTGCCCTTGACCTCCTCGGCCCGCTCGGCCAGCTCAGCGAACGACCCGAACTGCCTGATCCACTTGGCCGCGGTCTTCTCGCCGACGCCCGGGATGCCCGGCAGGTTGTCGGAGGGGTCGCCGCGCAGGGCGGCGAAGTCCGGGTACTGCGCGGGCGTCAGGCCGTACCGCTCCTCGACCTTCTCCGGGGTGAAGCGGGTCAGCTCGGAGACGCCCTTGGTGGGATACAGCACCGTCACGTGGTCGGAGACGAGCTGGAAGGAATCCCGGTCGCCGGTGACGATCAGCACCTCGAACCCCGCCGCCTCGGCCTGCGTGGCCAGCGTGGCGATCACGTCGTCCGCCTCGAAGCCCTCGACGGCGAAGCGCGGCACGTTCATCGCGTCGAGCAGCTCGCCGATCAGCTCGACCTGGCCCCGGAAGTCGTCGGGCGTCGACGACCTGTTCGCCTTGTACTCCGCGAACTCCGCGCTGCGCCAGGTCTTGCGCGAGACGTCGAAGGCGACGGCCAGGTGCGTCGGCGCCTCGTCACGCAACGTGTTCGACAGCATCGACGTGAAGCCGTAGATCGCATTGGTGACCTGCCCGCTGGTGGTGGAGAAGTTCTCCGCGGGCAGCGCGAAGAACGCCCGGTATGCCAGGGAATGTCCGTCCAGCAGCATCAGGCGGGGGCTGCCGGGGCTGCGGGGGTCAGGGGGTTTCGATGCGTTCTCAGCCACGGATCCGATCCTGCCATGCCGCACCGACAACGGAGCCGTGACGGTGCGGCATGGCAGGATCGGTCCCGTACGCCCGACACGAGAAAGGGTGACCGCCATGGCCGGCAAACCGCCCGTCGGCGACCCCGTGCAGGACGCCCCCGAGGTCACCGGTCCCCAGCAGTCGGCCGTCGGCGCCGCCGCCGTCGCGCACGCGCTGCGCAGCGGACAGGAACAGATGGGCGTACGGCGCACGGCCCGCACCCTGCTGCGCGTCAACCAGCGGGACGGCTTCGACTGCCCCGGCTGCGCCTGGCCGGAGCCGGACCGGCCGCACACCTTCGAGTTCTGCGAGAACGGCGCCAAGGCCGTCGCCGAGGAGGCGACGCTGCGCCGCGTCACCCCCGGCTTCTTCGCCGCGCACCCCGTCGCCGACCTCGCCGGCCGCAGCGGCTACTGGCTGGGCCAGCAGGGCCGCCTCACCCACCCCGTGTACCTCGCCGAGGGTGCCGAGACCTACGAGCAGGTCTCCTGGGAGCGGGCGTTCGCGATCATCGCCGAGGAACTGACCGCCCTCGACTCGCCCGACGAGGCGGTCTTCTACACCTCCGGGCGCACGAGCAACGAGGCCGCGTTCCTCTACCAGCTCTTCGCCCGCGAGTTCGGCACCAACAACCTGCCGGACTGCTCGAACCTGTGCCACGAGTCGTCCGGCTCCGCGCTCACCGAGACCCTCGGCGTCGGCAAGGGCAGCGTCCTGCTCGACGACCTGCACCGGGCCGACCTGATCATCGTCGCCGGGCAGAACCCGGGCACCAACCACCCGCGCATGCTCACGGCACTGGAGCGCGCCAAGGACGACGGCGCCCGCATCATCACCGTCAACCCGCTGCCCGAGCCCGGCATGGTCCGGTTCAAGAACCCCCAGACGGTACGCGGCCTCGCGCGCGGCGGCACCGCGCTGACCGACCTGTTCCTCCAGGTCCGCGTCGGCGGCGACCAGGCGCTCTTCCGCGCCCTGGCCCGCCGCGTCCTCGCCGCGCACGACTCCGGCGCGAAGGCCGTCGACGAGGAGTTCGTCGCGGAGCACACCCACGGCTACGAGGAGTACGCGGCCGCCGCCCGGGCCTACGCCGACGCGGACGCCGAGCGCGCCACCGGCCTGACCGCCGCCGACCTCGACCGCGCCGCCGACCTGGTGCTCGCCGCCGACCGGATCGTCGTCTGCTGGGCCATGGGCCTCACCCAGCACAAGCACGCGGTGCCCACCATCAAGGAGATCGTCAGCCTCCTGCTCCTCGGCGGGCACATCGGCCGCCCCGGCG
Proteins encoded:
- a CDS encoding SidA/IucD/PvdA family monooxygenase is translated as MPAEHTGGRRPLDLAGIGIGPSNLSLAALAARVPGLTTAFYERCAEFRWHPGLLIEGTTLQVPFLADLVTLADPTSPYSFLNYLRVRERLYPFYFAERFHAHRAEYDAYCRWVGGQLPGLHFDHQVDDVRWNAERGLFEADFARLDASGEAAALGRAHARHLVVGVGTEPYVPEALRPLAASPTADVVHAADYLTHRARLVAAGHVTVVGAGQSGAEVFLDLLRARTAGAEGLHWLARTPAFAPMEYSKLGLEQFTPDYARYFHGLPEAVRDELLPRQWQLYKGIDAQTIAAVHEELYRRTLGGGWPDAVLTPGVTVRTAGRLGGDRIELHLEHSAQGARETLHTDAVVLATGYRERPLDGLLAPLEPLLRRDAAGRPQVDERHRLVLDPEVTGRIYVQNAERHTHGVGAPDLGLAAHRSAVILNDVTGAEPYPLPHRTAFTTFGLRQSRRERPAEPAHGTPRAPDPGTVKA
- a CDS encoding SIMPL domain-containing protein, which gives rise to MTNPPPASPPTPYGTPDEPRLAVRGEARLEVDPEIARIAVTVAVRGTDRRAALDDLTQRNAEARELIRSYGDAVEKLETGALLVTPELGRHGRGERVRRYHGRVRLTATFSDFTALGELSTRAADLDLASVEGPWWALRPDSPVHREARRQAVREAVTRAREYAEALGAELTAVVEVADEGTEHPDAWMAREASRGYGGIAAAGAEAAPALDLEPQRQTVYARVNARFLMTRPQL
- the pyk gene encoding pyruvate kinase, with the protein product MRRAKIVCTLGPATDTYDQIKGLVEAGMDVARFNLSHGTYAEHEERYARVRKAADETGRSVGVLADLQGPKIRLGTFREGPVFLERGDEFTISVEPVEGDRQCCGTTYPGLAADVARGERILVDDGRVTLEVTAVDGPRVRTIVIEGGMVSDNKGLNLPGVAVSVPALSDKDRDDLRWALRTGADVIALSFVRSGQDVRDVHRIMDEEGRRVPVIAKVEKPQAVENLDGIVDAFDGLMVARGDLGVEMPLEQVPMVQKRAVKLAKRNAKPVIVATQMLESMIEASRPTRAEASDVANAVMDGTDAVMLSGETSVGKYPIQTVRTMGRIVAAAEEEMLAKGLPPLTERSKPRTQGGAVARAAAEIGDFLGARYLVAFTQSGDTVRRLSRYRSPIPVLAFTPDPATRSQLNLTWGVETFLGPMVQTTDEMVAQVDEQLLKIGRCREGDVVVITAGSPPGIPGSTNLVRVHHIGEDDPAS
- the polA gene encoding DNA polymerase I — protein: MLLDGHSLAYRAFFALPAENFSTTSGQVTNAIYGFTSMLSNTLRDEAPTHLAVAFDVSRKTWRSAEFAEYKANRSSTPDDFRGQVELIGELLDAMNVPRFAVEGFEADDVIATLATQAEAAGFEVLIVTGDRDSFQLVSDHVTVLYPTKGVSELTRFTPEKVEERYGLTPAQYPDFAALRGDPSDNLPGIPGVGEKTAAKWIRQFGSFAELAERAEEVKGKAGQNLRDHLDAVKLNRRLTELDRTVELPARPEALERRPYDRTSLQVVMDALEFRNPNFRERLFNADPGAAEAEAEPEPGVQVDGRVLETGELAPWLAEHGSGPLGVATVGTWQLGVGSVTEVALATAGGPAAWFDPARLDAADEGAFAGWLADAASPKTVHDAKSAMRVFAEHGWTVEGVAMDTALAAYLVTPGRRTFALDALSIAYLGRELEPPAADGQLELGLDGEEGDQEAAERDALMRTARTVLDLGEALSEKLAQVGAAELLRDMELPVSAVLAGMERAGVAVDRAHLEAMEEQFAGAVQQAVREAHDAVGHEFNLGSPKQLQEVFFGELGLPKTKKTKTGYTTDADALAWLATQTDHELPVIMLRHREQARLRSTVEGLIKTIAADGRIHTTFSQTVAATGRLSSTDPNLQNVPIRTDEGRAIRRGFVVGAGYESLLTADYSQIELRVMAHLSEDEGLIEAFASGEDLHDTVASQVFAVPRTEVEAEMRRKIKAMSYGLAYGLSAFGLSQQLGIEAAEARKLMENYFERFGGVRDYLRRVVDEARATGYTETMFGRRRYLPDLNSDNRQRREMAERMALNAPIQGTAADIVKLAMLRVDRALTAASLQTRLLLQVHDEVVLEVAPGERESVEELVRREMAGAVALRAPLDVAVGVGADWESAAH
- a CDS encoding FdhF/YdeP family oxidoreductase; protein product: MAGKPPVGDPVQDAPEVTGPQQSAVGAAAVAHALRSGQEQMGVRRTARTLLRVNQRDGFDCPGCAWPEPDRPHTFEFCENGAKAVAEEATLRRVTPGFFAAHPVADLAGRSGYWLGQQGRLTHPVYLAEGAETYEQVSWERAFAIIAEELTALDSPDEAVFYTSGRTSNEAAFLYQLFAREFGTNNLPDCSNLCHESSGSALTETLGVGKGSVLLDDLHRADLIIVAGQNPGTNHPRMLTALERAKDDGARIITVNPLPEPGMVRFKNPQTVRGLARGGTALTDLFLQVRVGGDQALFRALARRVLAAHDSGAKAVDEEFVAEHTHGYEEYAAAARAYADADAERATGLTAADLDRAADLVLAADRIVVCWAMGLTQHKHAVPTIKEIVSLLLLGGHIGRPGAGVCPVRGHSNVQGDRTMGIFERPAPAFLDALEKEFGFAPPRRHGYDVVRAIRALRDGDAKVFFALGGNFVSASPDTEVTEAAMRRARLTVHVSTKLNRSHVVTGARALILPTLGRTERDRQPGPDGRGHEQFVTVEDSMGVVHASRGRLAPASDALLSEVAIVCRLARAVLGADSATPWEEFGGDYARIRDRIARVVPGFDDFDARVRRPGGFTLPHAPRDERRFPTSTGKANFTAGPVTYPQVPEGRLLLQTLRSHDQYNTTIYGLDDRYRGVRGGRRVVLVHPDDAAALGLADGAYADIVGEWHDGVERRADGFRVVHYPTARGCAAAYYPETNVLVPLDSTADTSNTPTSKSLVVRLEKAASTVEPDTTA